From a region of the Erythrobacter neustonensis genome:
- a CDS encoding molybdopterin-dependent oxidoreductase, with amino-acid sequence MVDLPRRSLLAGIAALGAGACTKINDSAATRSLFEAAEDGHRNLHRALAGKQGLVPEYTRAERSPTFRGNGSVTVADPFYRSQLASGFPDWRLAVTGLVEQPLSLDLNQIKALPQRTQITRHDCVEGWSAIGEWQGVPLAALLDAARVKPSAKFIVFRCADVLYGRDYYESIDLVDAYHPQTILAHTLNGEALPEKNGAPLRMRIERQLGYKHAKYVKAIEAVESFAAIGQGRGGFWEDIAGYQWYAGI; translated from the coding sequence ATGGTTGACCTTCCCCGCCGTTCGCTGCTCGCCGGGATCGCGGCGCTTGGTGCAGGGGCCTGCACCAAAATCAACGACAGCGCCGCCACGCGCAGCCTGTTCGAGGCGGCAGAGGACGGGCACCGCAATCTGCACCGCGCGCTCGCGGGCAAGCAGGGTCTGGTGCCCGAATATACCCGCGCCGAGCGTTCCCCCACGTTTCGCGGCAATGGGTCGGTCACCGTCGCCGATCCGTTCTACCGGTCGCAGCTTGCCAGCGGATTTCCCGATTGGCGGCTGGCGGTGACAGGACTGGTCGAGCAGCCATTGTCTCTGGACCTCAACCAGATCAAGGCGCTGCCCCAGCGCACCCAGATCACCCGTCACGACTGCGTCGAAGGGTGGAGCGCGATCGGCGAATGGCAGGGGGTGCCGCTCGCCGCGCTGCTCGATGCGGCCAGGGTGAAGCCAAGCGCGAAGTTCATCGTCTTTCGCTGTGCCGATGTGCTCTACGGGCGCGATTATTACGAGAGCATCGATCTGGTCGATGCCTATCACCCGCAAACCATTCTTGCGCACACGCTCAACGGCGAGGCCCTGCCCGAAAAGAACGGCGCGCCGCTGCGCATGCGGATCGAGCGGCAGCTGGGCTACAAGCACGCCAAATATGTCAAGGCAATCGAAGCGGTCGAAAGCTTTGCCGCCATCGGTCAGGGCCGCGGCGGTTTCTGGGAGGATATCGCCGGGTATCAGTGGTATGCCGGCATCTAG
- the uvrA gene encoding excinuclease ABC subunit UvrA produces MSLTTISVRGAREHNLKGIDIDLPRDALIVVTGLSGSGKSSLAFDTIYAEGQRRYVESLSAYARQFLEMMQKPDVEHIDGLSPAISIEQKTTSRNPRSTVATVTEIYDYMRLLWARVGVPYSPATGLPISAQTVSQMVDRVMELPEGTRGYLLAPVVRGRKGEYRKEIAEWQRQGFTRVRIDGEIYPIEDAPALDKKFKHDIEVVVDRIAVKDGVQTRLAESFEQALKLSEGLTYFDLADGVVPGRENEGAGGGAMKGAGLPANRIVFSEKFACPVSGFTIEEIEPRLFSFNAPQGACPACDGIGEKMLFDPQLVVPNEALTLKQGAVVPWAKSNPPSPYYMQVLASLAKAFGFDLTTPWKDLSGEQKLIILYGTGGKPVPLTFKDGRREYTVHKAFEGVIGNLNRRLLQTESAWMQEELGKYQTAQACETCGGKRLNEKALSVKIVGTDIATPVAMSVSDAKAWFLALDDQLTAQQSQIAKAILKEINERLGFLDNVGLDYLNLDRTSGTLSGGESQRIRLASQIGSGLSGVLYVLDEPSIGLHQRDNDRLLETLKRLRDLGNTVIVVEHDEDAIRTADYIVDLGPGAGVHGGQIVAQGSLKQILKAKGSLTADYLTGKRKIDVPAKRRKGNGKHIVVKNARANNLKGVTAKIPLGTFCCITGVSGSGKSSLTIDTLQAGASRVLNGARVIAGAHDEITGLQHCDKVIEIDQSPIGRTPRSNPATYTGAFTQIRDWFAGLPESLARGYKPGRFSFNVKGGRCEKCQGDGLIKIEMHFLPDVYVTCEECGGKRYNRETLEVKFKGHSIADVLDMTIEDAEEFFKAVPPIREKMRMLNEVGLGYVKVGQQATTLSGGEAQRVKLAKELARRSTGQTLYILDEPTTGLHFEDVRKLLEVLHRLVEGGNSVVVIEHNLDVIKTADWIIDLGPEGGVRGGEIVAVGTPETVVKEPRSFTGQYLAPLLVR; encoded by the coding sequence ATGAGCCTTACGACCATCAGCGTGCGCGGCGCGCGCGAACACAACCTCAAGGGTATCGATATCGATCTGCCGCGCGATGCGCTGATCGTCGTCACCGGCCTGTCCGGATCGGGCAAGTCGAGCCTCGCCTTCGACACGATCTATGCCGAAGGCCAGCGCCGCTATGTCGAGAGCTTGAGCGCCTATGCGCGCCAGTTCCTCGAAATGATGCAGAAGCCCGATGTCGAGCATATCGACGGGCTTTCGCCGGCGATCTCGATCGAACAGAAGACGACGAGCCGCAATCCGCGTTCGACCGTGGCGACCGTCACCGAAATCTACGATTACATGCGCCTGCTCTGGGCGCGCGTGGGCGTGCCCTATTCGCCTGCGACCGGCCTGCCGATCAGCGCGCAGACCGTCAGCCAGATGGTCGACCGGGTGATGGAATTGCCCGAAGGCACGCGCGGCTATCTGCTCGCCCCCGTGGTGCGTGGCCGCAAGGGCGAATACCGCAAGGAAATCGCCGAATGGCAGCGCCAGGGTTTCACCCGCGTGCGGATCGACGGCGAAATCTACCCGATCGAGGACGCACCCGCGCTTGACAAGAAGTTCAAGCACGACATCGAAGTCGTGGTTGACCGCATCGCGGTGAAGGATGGTGTCCAGACCCGGCTCGCGGAAAGCTTCGAGCAGGCGCTCAAGCTGTCCGAAGGGCTGACCTATTTCGATCTCGCCGATGGCGTGGTGCCGGGGCGCGAGAATGAGGGCGCAGGCGGCGGCGCGATGAAGGGCGCAGGCCTGCCGGCCAACCGCATCGTCTTCTCCGAAAAATTCGCCTGTCCGGTCAGCGGCTTCACGATCGAAGAGATCGAACCCCGCCTGTTCTCCTTCAACGCACCGCAGGGCGCATGCCCCGCATGTGACGGGATCGGCGAGAAGATGCTGTTCGACCCGCAGTTGGTCGTCCCCAACGAAGCACTGACGCTAAAACAGGGCGCGGTCGTGCCCTGGGCCAAGTCGAACCCGCCGTCGCCCTATTACATGCAGGTTTTGGCAAGTCTCGCCAAGGCCTTCGGCTTCGATCTTACCACGCCGTGGAAGGATCTGTCGGGCGAACAGAAGCTCATCATCCTCTACGGCACGGGCGGCAAGCCCGTCCCGCTGACGTTCAAGGATGGCCGCCGCGAATACACCGTCCACAAGGCGTTCGAGGGCGTGATCGGCAACCTCAACCGCCGCCTGCTCCAGACCGAAAGCGCGTGGATGCAGGAGGAACTGGGCAAATATCAGACCGCGCAAGCCTGCGAGACCTGCGGCGGCAAGCGGCTCAATGAAAAGGCGCTGAGCGTCAAGATCGTCGGCACTGATATCGCCACCCCGGTGGCGATGAGCGTGTCGGATGCCAAGGCGTGGTTCCTTGCGCTCGACGACCAACTGACCGCGCAGCAAAGCCAGATCGCCAAGGCAATCCTCAAGGAAATCAACGAGCGGCTGGGCTTTCTTGACAATGTGGGTCTCGATTACCTCAATCTCGACCGCACCAGCGGGACGCTTTCGGGCGGGGAGAGCCAGCGCATCAGGCTCGCCTCGCAGATCGGCTCGGGCCTCTCGGGCGTGCTCTACGTGCTCGACGAGCCGAGCATCGGTCTCCACCAGCGCGACAACGACCGGCTGCTCGAAACGCTGAAGCGGCTGCGCGATCTCGGCAACACAGTGATCGTGGTCGAACATGACGAGGATGCGATCCGCACCGCCGATTATATCGTCGACCTGGGCCCCGGCGCAGGCGTCCACGGCGGGCAGATCGTCGCGCAAGGTTCACTGAAACAGATCCTCAAGGCCAAGGGCAGCCTCACCGCCGATTACCTCACCGGCAAGCGCAAGATTGACGTTCCGGCCAAGCGCCGCAAGGGCAATGGCAAGCACATCGTGGTCAAGAACGCGCGCGCCAACAACCTGAAGGGCGTCACCGCCAAGATCCCGCTCGGCACCTTCTGCTGCATCACCGGCGTATCGGGTAGCGGCAAATCCTCGCTCACGATCGACACCTTGCAGGCGGGCGCGTCGCGCGTGCTCAACGGCGCGCGGGTGATCGCGGGCGCGCATGACGAGATTACGGGTCTCCAGCACTGCGACAAGGTGATCGAAATCGACCAGTCGCCGATCGGCCGCACCCCGCGCTCCAACCCCGCGACCTACACCGGCGCCTTCACCCAGATCCGCGACTGGTTCGCCGGCCTCCCCGAAAGCCTCGCGCGCGGGTACAAGCCCGGGCGCTTCAGCTTCAACGTCAAGGGCGGCCGCTGCGAGAAGTGCCAGGGCGACGGCCTCATCAAGATCGAGATGCACTTCCTCCCCGACGTCTATGTCACCTGCGAGGAATGTGGCGGCAAGCGTTACAACCGCGAAACGCTCGAGGTGAAGTTCAAGGGCCACTCGATCGCAGACGTGCTCGACATGACGATCGAGGACGCGGAAGAATTCTTCAAGGCCGTCCCCCCGATCCGTGAGAAGATGCGGATGCTCAACGAAGTCGGCCTCGGCTACGTCAAGGTCGGCCAGCAGGCGACCACGCTGTCAGGCGGCGAGGCGCAGCGCGTGAAACTCGCCAAGGAACTCGCCCGCCGCAGCACCGGCCAAACGCTCTACATCCTCGACGAACCCACCACCGGCCTGCATTTCGAGGACGTGCGCAAGCTGCTCGAAGTGCTTCACCGGCTGGTGGAGGGCGGCAATTCGGTGGTGGTGATCGAACACAACCTCGACGTGATCAAGACCGCCGACTGGATCATCGATCTCGGCCCCGAAGGCGGGGTGCGCGGCGGGGAGATTGTCGCGGTCGGCACGCCCGAGACCGTGGTGAAAGAGCCGCGCAGCTTCACGGGTCAGTATCTGGCGCCGTTGCTGGTGCGGTGA
- a CDS encoding argininosuccinate synthase — protein MAQPQKVVLAYSGGLDTSVIAKWLSVERGLEVVTFTADLGQGEEIEPARAKARAMGIPDDHIFIEDVREEFVRDFVFPMMRANARYEGDYLLGTSIARPLISKRLVEIAHQTGADFIAHGATGKGNDQVRFELSAYALDPDIKVIAPWREWDLTSRTSLIAWAEAHQIQVPRDKRGDSPFSTDANLLHTSSEGKVLEDPWEETPDYVYSRTVNPEDAPDQPEYITIDFEKGDGVALNGAAMSAATLLAALNDLGRKHGIGRLDLVENRFVGMKSRGMYETPGGEIYARAHRGIEQITLDRGAAHLKDELMPKYAELIYNGFWFSPEREMLQAAIDHSQDKVTGTVRLKLYKGLASVVGRKSPYSLYSEAHVTFEDDAGAYDQKDAEGFIKLNGLRLRLLSRRNRDA, from the coding sequence ATGGCCCAGCCTCAGAAAGTCGTCCTCGCCTATTCGGGCGGTCTCGATACCAGCGTCATCGCCAAGTGGCTGAGCGTGGAGCGCGGGCTCGAGGTCGTCACCTTCACCGCCGATCTGGGTCAGGGCGAGGAAATCGAACCCGCCCGCGCCAAGGCGCGCGCGATGGGCATTCCCGACGATCACATCTTCATCGAGGACGTGCGCGAGGAGTTCGTGCGCGATTTCGTCTTTCCGATGATGCGCGCCAATGCCCGCTATGAAGGCGACTACCTGCTCGGCACCTCGATCGCACGCCCGCTGATCTCCAAGCGGCTGGTCGAGATCGCGCACCAGACCGGCGCCGATTTCATCGCCCACGGCGCGACCGGCAAGGGCAACGATCAGGTTCGCTTCGAGCTTTCGGCCTACGCGCTTGACCCGGACATCAAGGTGATCGCCCCCTGGCGCGAATGGGACCTCACCAGCCGAACGTCGCTGATCGCGTGGGCCGAGGCACATCAGATCCAGGTGCCCCGCGACAAGCGCGGCGACAGCCCGTTCTCGACCGACGCGAACCTGCTCCACACCTCGTCGGAAGGCAAGGTGCTGGAAGATCCGTGGGAAGAGACGCCCGACTACGTCTACAGCCGCACGGTCAACCCCGAGGACGCGCCGGACCAGCCCGAATACATCACCATCGATTTCGAGAAGGGTGACGGCGTCGCCCTCAACGGCGCGGCGATGAGCGCCGCCACGCTGCTCGCCGCATTGAACGACCTCGGCCGCAAGCACGGCATCGGCCGGCTCGATCTGGTCGAGAATCGCTTCGTCGGCATGAAGAGCCGCGGGATGTACGAGACCCCCGGCGGCGAGATCTACGCCCGCGCGCACCGCGGGATCGAGCAGATCACGCTCGATCGCGGCGCGGCGCATCTCAAGGACGAGCTGATGCCCAAGTATGCCGAGCTCATCTACAACGGCTTCTGGTTCAGCCCCGAACGCGAGATGCTGCAGGCGGCGATCGACCATAGCCAGGACAAGGTGACCGGCACGGTCCGCCTCAAGCTCTACAAGGGCCTCGCCAGCGTCGTGGGCCGCAAGTCGCCCTACTCGCTCTATTCCGAAGCGCATGTCACCTTCGAGGATGATGCGGGCGCTTACGATCAGAAGGACGCCGAAGGGTTCATCAAGCTCAACGGCTTGCGCCTGCGCCTGCTGTCGCGCCGCAACCGCGACGCTTGA
- a CDS encoding glycine zipper 2TM domain-containing protein, whose protein sequence is MKKIALILAAGAMTLPLATPAMADPPRHAKAWGKRAQQARIYDDRGRYYEPRRLARGDRVWRDGNRYYCRRDNGTTGLVIGAGVGALLGRTIDTRGDRSAGTLLGAIGGGLLGREIDRGELRCR, encoded by the coding sequence ATGAAGAAAATCGCTCTTATCCTCGCTGCCGGCGCGATGACGCTGCCGCTTGCGACCCCGGCCATGGCCGACCCGCCCCGTCACGCAAAGGCATGGGGCAAGCGCGCGCAGCAGGCCCGCATCTATGATGATCGCGGCCGCTATTACGAACCGCGTCGCCTGGCGCGCGGTGACCGGGTGTGGCGTGACGGCAACCGTTACTATTGCCGCCGCGACAATGGCACCACGGGCCTCGTGATCGGTGCCGGTGTCGGCGCGCTGCTCGGCCGCACGATCGACACCCGCGGTGACCGTTCGGCAGGCACCTTGCTCGGCGCGATCGGTGGCGGTCTGCTCGGCCGCGAGATCGACCGCGGTGAGCTTCGCTGCCGCTAA
- a CDS encoding SAM-dependent methyltransferase, with product MSKPLLDRFLSRAVKQGRLGVVHADGSAATYGAEAEGFPDIVIRFTDAAVPRDILLDPRLGAAEAFIDGRLVIEEGDVMGLVSLLRANNPWDKGGDIGKPSPLKRLLGRASFAAEQINNRVGSKRNVAHHYDIGNDFYRLMLDPEHWQYSCAYWPEGVTTLGEAQGAKLAHIARKLNLSPGQDVLDIGCGWGGMAIHLAREHNVHVTGITLSEEQAALARTRVRDAGVADRVTILLEDYRDTAASGRRFDRIVSVGMFEHVGRAQFDTFFAACARMLADDGVMLLHTIGRFGGPGTTDAFTRKYIFPGGYIPALSETLAASEKYRLIAADVETLRLHYARTIHAWYAACLANREAIVAMYDERFFRMWMFYLAGAATVFENGGMGNYQIQYVRSRHALPITRDYLYPA from the coding sequence ATGAGCAAGCCTCTCCTCGACCGCTTTTTGTCGCGCGCGGTAAAGCAGGGCCGCCTCGGCGTCGTCCATGCCGATGGCAGCGCAGCCACCTATGGCGCCGAAGCCGAGGGCTTTCCCGACATCGTCATCCGTTTCACCGATGCCGCGGTGCCGCGCGATATCCTGCTCGACCCGCGATTGGGCGCGGCCGAGGCCTTCATCGACGGGCGGCTGGTGATCGAGGAAGGCGATGTGATGGGCCTCGTCAGCCTGCTGCGCGCCAACAATCCGTGGGACAAGGGCGGCGATATCGGCAAGCCCAGCCCGCTAAAACGCCTGCTGGGCCGGGCGAGTTTCGCTGCCGAACAGATCAACAATCGTGTCGGCTCGAAGAGGAACGTCGCGCATCACTATGATATCGGGAACGATTTCTACCGGCTGATGCTCGATCCCGAACATTGGCAATATTCCTGCGCCTACTGGCCCGAAGGCGTGACGACGCTGGGCGAAGCGCAGGGGGCGAAACTGGCGCATATCGCGCGCAAGCTCAACCTGTCGCCCGGGCAGGATGTGCTCGATATAGGGTGCGGCTGGGGCGGGATGGCGATCCATCTGGCGCGCGAACACAATGTCCATGTCACCGGGATCACACTGTCGGAAGAACAGGCCGCGCTCGCCCGCACGCGGGTGCGCGATGCGGGGGTGGCGGACCGCGTCACGATCCTGCTCGAAGACTATCGCGACACCGCGGCAAGCGGGCGCCGGTTCGACCGGATCGTTTCGGTCGGCATGTTCGAACACGTCGGCCGCGCGCAGTTCGACACCTTCTTTGCCGCCTGCGCCCGGATGCTGGCCGATGACGGGGTGATGCTGCTCCACACGATCGGCCGGTTCGGCGGGCCGGGCACCACCGATGCCTTCACCCGCAAATACATCTTCCCCGGCGGTTACATCCCCGCCCTGTCCGAGACGCTGGCAGCGTCGGAGAAATACCGCCTGATCGCCGCCGACGTGGAAACGCTGCGGTTGCATTATGCCCGGACGATCCACGCCTGGTATGCCGCCTGTCTCGCCAACCGCGAGGCGATCGTGGCGATGTATGACGAGCGCTTTTTCCGGATGTGGATGTTCTACCTCGCGGGCGCGGCGACCGTGTTCGAGAACGGCGGGATGGGCAATTACCAGATCCAGTATGTCCGCAGCCGCCACGCGCTGCCGATCACGCGCGATTACCTCTACCCCGCTTAG
- a CDS encoding cytochrome b/b6 domain-containing protein: MIRHALSTRLWHWVNAVAIVILFMSGLNISNAHRYLYWGDYGFDARDAWLSVVRFPGWATIPQYYSLALARDWHTLAAWPFAVGLMFIWIAMLANGHFRRDLTTRRSDWTVSAVIASLKAHRADGAQAAGYNPVQKILYGIVFGVLLPLMVFTGLAISPGFQAVAPWLLDVLGGRQSARSLHFIAAFALFGFVVIHLVLALADWRLIVSMFTGKPAHAPKPKDAANG; the protein is encoded by the coding sequence ATGATCAGGCACGCGCTTTCGACCCGGTTGTGGCATTGGGTGAATGCTGTCGCGATCGTGATCCTGTTCATGAGCGGGCTGAACATTTCGAACGCGCACCGCTATCTTTACTGGGGCGACTATGGCTTCGATGCGAGGGACGCGTGGCTTTCGGTCGTGCGCTTTCCCGGCTGGGCGACGATCCCGCAATATTACAGCCTGGCGCTGGCGCGCGATTGGCACACGCTCGCGGCGTGGCCGTTCGCGGTGGGATTAATGTTCATCTGGATCGCGATGCTGGCAAACGGCCACTTCCGGCGCGACCTGACAACGCGCCGTTCCGACTGGACGGTGAGTGCGGTGATCGCCTCGCTCAAGGCGCACCGCGCCGATGGCGCGCAGGCCGCGGGCTATAATCCGGTGCAGAAAATCCTTTACGGCATCGTGTTCGGCGTGCTGCTGCCGCTTATGGTGTTCACCGGGCTTGCGATCAGCCCGGGCTTTCAAGCCGTGGCCCCGTGGCTGCTCGACGTGCTGGGCGGCAGGCAGAGCGCGCGATCGCTCCATTTCATCGCCGCCTTTGCCTTGTTCGGATTTGTCGTCATCCATCTGGTGCTGGCGCTGGCCGATTGGCGGTTGATCGTGAGCATGTTTACCGGAAAACCGGCCCACGCCCCCAAGCCCAAGGACGCGGCCAATGGTTGA
- a CDS encoding septal ring lytic transglycosylase RlpA family protein, protein MRNQDRTPGNQTRKTAHRNIAALLVAGAFGVAPLAASFAAAPEQGPQVQPVASAAAVEMVPLTTVAELPAPVAQTAEAAPSAPRESIVGRGSASYYAAHFNGRRTASGERFDNADLTAAHRTLPFGSRVRVTNVANGRSVVVRINDRGPFTRGRMIDVSRAAADQLGLVARGHGDVELALIAG, encoded by the coding sequence ATGCGGAACCAAGATCGCACCCCGGGCAACCAGACCCGCAAGACCGCCCATCGCAACATCGCTGCGCTGCTCGTCGCAGGCGCGTTCGGGGTTGCCCCGCTCGCGGCTTCCTTCGCCGCAGCGCCGGAACAGGGCCCGCAGGTGCAACCCGTTGCCAGCGCCGCTGCGGTCGAGATGGTCCCGCTGACCACCGTCGCCGAACTTCCCGCGCCGGTCGCGCAAACCGCCGAGGCCGCGCCTTCCGCCCCGCGCGAAAGCATCGTCGGACGCGGGAGCGCATCCTATTACGCCGCGCATTTCAACGGCCGCCGCACCGCCAGCGGCGAGCGGTTCGACAACGCCGACCTCACCGCCGCACATCGCACCCTGCCCTTCGGCAGCCGCGTGCGGGTGACCAATGTCGCCAATGGCCGCAGCGTGGTGGTGCGGATCAACGACCGCGGCCCCTTCACCCGCGGGCGCATGATCGACGTCAGCCGCGCCGCTGCCGACCAGCTGGGCCTTGTCGCGCGCGGCCACGGCGATGTCGAACTGGCGCTGATCGCGGGCTGA
- a CDS encoding SDR family oxidoreductase: MAPSPDSSAPNTPRPAVLVTGGATRIGAAIVQRFAAAGWHVVIHYRSSAGPADALAATLPSAETIGFDLCDDAASVAAVTGLAARLPGWCCLINSAAVFDYDDAAALDPATYREAMQVNALAPARIAQAFIAHSRSAGVRSVIQITDMKIANTNPDFFSYTMAKHALSATIGMLAKAHGAGDVRIYGLAPGAVLASHDQSEDETEISHRLNLLGRKTGADEIAETALFLASGALASGQTIFVDSGQHLLDQPRDVIWLARGQV; this comes from the coding sequence ATGGCCCCCTCCCCTGACAGCAGCGCACCGAATACCCCTCGCCCCGCCGTCCTCGTGACTGGCGGGGCGACGCGTATCGGGGCCGCGATTGTCCAGCGGTTCGCTGCGGCCGGATGGCACGTGGTGATCCATTACCGCAGCAGCGCAGGCCCCGCCGACGCGCTTGCCGCAACGCTGCCATCGGCCGAGACGATCGGTTTCGATCTGTGCGACGATGCGGCATCGGTCGCCGCCGTCACCGGTCTGGCTGCGCGACTGCCCGGATGGTGCTGCCTGATCAATTCGGCCGCCGTCTTCGATTACGACGATGCCGCTGCGCTCGATCCCGCGACATACCGCGAGGCGATGCAGGTCAATGCGCTTGCCCCCGCCAGGATCGCGCAGGCTTTCATCGCGCATTCCCGTTCCGCCGGCGTGCGCAGCGTGATCCAGATCACCGACATGAAGATCGCCAACACCAACCCCGATTTCTTCAGCTACACGATGGCCAAGCACGCGCTTTCCGCGACGATCGGGATGCTCGCCAAGGCGCATGGTGCAGGCGATGTGCGGATTTACGGACTAGCGCCCGGTGCGGTGCTCGCGAGCCATGACCAGAGCGAGGATGAAACCGAGATATCGCACCGGTTGAACCTGCTGGGGCGCAAGACCGGTGCCGACGAGATCGCCGAAACCGCGCTGTTTCTGGCGAGCGGCGCGCTGGCCAGCGGGCAGACCATCTTCGTCGACAGCGGGCAGCACTTGCTTGACCAGCCGCGCGATGTCATCTGGTTGGCACGCGGACAGGTTTGA
- a CDS encoding DUF1801 domain-containing protein translates to MAEAKTGITGASVDDFIASVEPAGKRSEAQVLDALFRKVTGATPQMWGPSIIGYGEYRTTYDSGRQVHWMRAGFSPKKAKHSLYLMGGYADPATGAERDAALTRLGKHAMGASCLYVNKLAHIDMGVLEEIIAADWAAMQRLYPEG, encoded by the coding sequence ATGGCAGAGGCCAAGACAGGCATCACCGGCGCGTCGGTTGACGACTTCATCGCCAGCGTCGAGCCGGCAGGCAAGCGCAGCGAAGCACAGGTGCTCGACGCGTTGTTCAGGAAGGTGACGGGGGCGACGCCGCAGATGTGGGGGCCCTCGATCATCGGATACGGCGAATATCGCACCACCTATGACAGCGGGCGACAAGTGCACTGGATGAGGGCAGGCTTCAGCCCGAAAAAGGCGAAACATTCGCTCTATCTGATGGGCGGATACGCCGACCCCGCGACCGGCGCCGAGCGCGATGCCGCGCTGACGCGGCTTGGAAAGCACGCGATGGGGGCAAGCTGTCTTTATGTGAACAAGCTCGCCCACATCGACATGGGCGTGCTCGAGGAGATCATCGCGGCCGACTGGGCGGCGATGCAGCGGCTCTATCCCGAAGGCTAG
- a CDS encoding acyltransferase family protein, protein MLRMWSKARELAEMTPPERNRWVDFLRAVSIMAVVVGHWMMAGLYVGADGQLQRGDLLTVAPWAHWLTWGFQVMPVFFLVGGYANQVSWAATTAKAAPDQPGVYRDWLASRVQRLVTPTFPVLLLWAALALAMTQAGLPRAQVRMATEAALIPVWFLAVYLLVTAFTPLAQRLWTRLGWGSFALFVPLAMVTDWLRFVHDVPWIGFANFLWVFIGLHQLGFAWRAGRFGRQWFAWGWFAVSLAILVAITVYGFYPVSMVSAPDGFSNSLPPTLALFALGCMQVGLVLALEPAGRRMLESVRVWTATVLMNGMIMTVFLWHLTAFVLVMAADWLLLGGWGLEPVPGTGPWWVTRPLWIVIYVIALLPLIAIFARHERSFGPVRGGRTVPRLRAVLGVLAICAGLGATAGLTIASPEGVSGVRWWVIALPLVGAALMGFGPVYFPRQRPDANEVA, encoded by the coding sequence ATGCTGAGAATGTGGAGCAAGGCGCGTGAACTGGCCGAAATGACCCCGCCGGAACGCAACCGCTGGGTCGATTTCCTTCGCGCGGTGTCGATCATGGCGGTGGTGGTGGGTCACTGGATGATGGCGGGCCTGTATGTCGGCGCGGACGGGCAGTTGCAGCGCGGCGATCTCCTCACCGTCGCGCCGTGGGCGCACTGGTTGACGTGGGGCTTTCAGGTGATGCCGGTGTTCTTCCTTGTCGGCGGCTATGCCAATCAGGTGAGCTGGGCAGCGACCACCGCCAAGGCTGCGCCCGATCAGCCCGGCGTCTATCGCGACTGGCTGGCAAGCCGCGTGCAGCGACTGGTGACGCCGACCTTCCCCGTGCTGCTGCTGTGGGCGGCGCTCGCGCTGGCGATGACGCAGGCGGGGCTGCCGCGCGCGCAGGTGCGCATGGCGACCGAGGCGGCGCTGATCCCGGTGTGGTTCCTTGCGGTCTATCTGCTGGTCACCGCTTTCACCCCGCTGGCGCAGCGATTGTGGACGCGGCTCGGCTGGGGCAGCTTCGCACTGTTCGTGCCGCTGGCGATGGTGACCGACTGGCTGCGGTTCGTGCATGATGTGCCGTGGATCGGTTTTGCCAATTTCCTCTGGGTGTTCATCGGCCTGCACCAGCTCGGCTTTGCGTGGCGTGCGGGCAGGTTCGGCAGACAATGGTTCGCCTGGGGCTGGTTCGCAGTGTCGCTGGCGATCCTCGTCGCGATCACGGTCTACGGCTTCTACCCCGTCTCGATGGTGTCCGCGCCCGACGGCTTTTCCAATTCGCTTCCGCCGACCCTCGCGTTGTTCGCGCTGGGGTGCATGCAGGTGGGGCTGGTGCTCGCGCTTGAACCAGCGGGGCGGCGGATGCTCGAGAGCGTGCGTGTCTGGACCGCGACCGTGCTGATGAACGGGATGATCATGACGGTGTTCCTTTGGCACCTTACCGCCTTCGTGCTGGTGATGGCGGCCGACTGGTTGCTGCTGGGCGGCTGGGGGCTGGAGCCGGTGCCGGGAACGGGGCCGTGGTGGGTGACACGGCCGCTTTGGATCGTGATCTATGTCATCGCGCTCTTGCCGCTGATCGCGATCTTTGCGCGGCATGAGCGCAGCTTTGGCCCGGTGCGCGGCGGGCGCACGGTGCCGCGCTTACGCGCGGTGCTGGGCGTGCTCGCGATCTGCGCCGGGCTGGGCGCTACGGCGGGGTTGACGATCGCCAGCCCCGAAGGCGTGTCGGGCGTGCGCTGGTGGGTGATCGCGCTGCCGCTGGTGGGGGCGGCGCTGATGGGGTTCGGCCCGGTCTATTTCCCGCGCCAGCGCCCCGATGCCAACGAGGTCGCCTAA